A window from Kribbella jejuensis encodes these proteins:
- a CDS encoding endonuclease/exonuclease/phosphatase family protein yields MVDPQLRAMTWNIWWRFGPRWQERQSGILATLERFTPDVIALQEVWATDATTQADEFADKLGFHAVFASPSYPRTPEPVMTPDHDGVRLGVALLSRWPILEHEAIPLPARHRSWDPVALKARVAHPAGPLPIVVACMEHATTYSDDRKAQAALLADLGTDPSTDGPCPSIVMGDLNAAADSAVLRPLRDVMIDAWLAGGGAADAVTLPSTHPSAPLAAGPELVDQRIDHIFYRPGHEDQLVNVESAVLAGDAVDGTFPSDHRGVVCDFRWRER; encoded by the coding sequence GTGGTCGACCCTCAGCTTCGTGCGATGACCTGGAACATCTGGTGGCGTTTCGGTCCCCGCTGGCAGGAGCGGCAGTCCGGGATCCTCGCGACCCTCGAGCGGTTCACTCCGGACGTGATCGCGCTGCAGGAGGTCTGGGCCACGGATGCGACCACGCAGGCCGACGAGTTCGCCGACAAGCTTGGATTCCATGCGGTGTTCGCGTCACCGTCGTACCCGCGGACGCCGGAGCCGGTCATGACGCCCGACCACGACGGCGTACGGCTGGGCGTCGCGTTGCTGAGCCGATGGCCGATCCTCGAACACGAAGCGATTCCGCTGCCGGCCCGCCATCGTTCGTGGGATCCCGTCGCGCTGAAGGCGCGGGTGGCTCATCCGGCCGGGCCGTTGCCGATCGTCGTGGCCTGTATGGAACACGCGACGACCTACAGCGACGACCGGAAGGCGCAGGCCGCGCTGCTCGCCGACCTCGGCACCGATCCCTCCACCGACGGTCCCTGCCCGTCGATCGTGATGGGCGACCTGAACGCCGCGGCGGACAGCGCCGTACTGCGTCCGCTCCGGGACGTGATGATCGACGCCTGGCTGGCCGGAGGCGGCGCGGCTGATGCGGTGACGCTGCCGTCGACCCATCCGTCCGCTCCGCTCGCGGCCGGTCCGGAACTCGTCGACCAGCGCATCGACCACATCTTCTACCGGCCCGGCCACGAGGATCAGCTCGTCAACGTCGAGTCGGCGGTACTCGCGGGTGACGCTGTCGACGGCACGTTCCCGTCCGATCATAGGGGCGTGGTCTGCGACTTCCGCTGGCGTGAACGCTGA
- a CDS encoding GNAT family N-acetyltransferase codes for MSHRSLRIHRSNCAPRACHIRPDSSASSSSHSRRAEWTSVLPTVTNRRSADIQSVFVVPEERGKGIGSALVRAAADYAFQLGAGHVTVHSGRKAVAVYERLGFASSRQLLQKEFR; via the coding sequence GTGAGCCACCGATCTCTGCGGATACACCGCTCGAACTGCGCCCCGAGGGCGTGCCACATCCGGCCCGATTCATCAGCTTCATCTTCTTCGCACTCGAGGCGTGCTGAATGGACATCCGTATTGCCAACGGTCACCAACCGGCGCTCGGCCGACATTCAGAGCGTGTTCGTCGTACCTGAGGAACGTGGGAAGGGGATTGGTTCGGCACTCGTCCGAGCCGCTGCCGATTACGCGTTCCAGCTCGGGGCCGGTCATGTGACGGTTCATTCCGGGCGTAAAGCCGTAGCTGTGTACGAGAGGCTCGGGTTCGCGTCGTCCCGGCAACTGCTGCAGAAAGAATTCAGGTAG
- a CDS encoding GNAT family N-acetyltransferase, which translates to MLAELHARSRAAYYGAGGHDVPAVPDDQYREAWRKMVLDPRLEVLVAVVGADITGVLTLDANGVFPTNAPNETRVRLVGIFVDPSNWSSGIGSTLMDRFLTTTRHADAVGEVDVWERNSRAIRFYKHHGWTRDGTTRPGPANTNYVGFVHLP; encoded by the coding sequence GTGCTCGCGGAGCTGCATGCCCGCTCGCGGGCTGCGTACTACGGCGCCGGCGGTCATGACGTACCAGCGGTCCCTGACGATCAGTACCGCGAAGCGTGGCGGAAGATGGTGCTGGATCCTCGCCTCGAGGTCCTCGTAGCGGTCGTAGGCGCTGACATCACCGGTGTACTCACGCTGGACGCCAACGGAGTCTTCCCAACGAATGCGCCGAACGAAACGCGCGTCCGCCTGGTCGGCATCTTCGTCGACCCAAGCAATTGGTCGAGCGGCATCGGCAGCACCCTGATGGACCGTTTCCTCACCACCACCCGCCACGCTGACGCCGTAGGCGAGGTCGACGTCTGGGAGCGAAACTCCCGCGCAATCCGCTTCTACAAACACCACGGCTGGACCCGCGACGGAACCACCCGCCCAGGCCCCGCCAACACAAACTATGTAGGTTTCGTACACCTACCATGA
- a CDS encoding LLM class flavin-dependent oxidoreductase yields MTRAFRFGVVAPITSELPAWRDRVRRIADLGYSTLLMPDVPTWQPALAPTLATAAALTDLRVGSWVYAAALREPLSMAWEAHSLSVLTDGRFEMGIGAGRPGIEVELGLPAVSPAERRTRMRETVEQLRTFDGSELHTPVVMAVAGPKSQALALEVADAVTFVLGPDNDRAETTKMVRGFSTSRDIELSQHIAAVGDGVAPFMAPPDLDTAALRTADSLVILPSDPAAAAEEIERRREEIGFSYFVIGADFADTLAPVVAKLAGQ; encoded by the coding sequence ATGACGCGAGCGTTTCGGTTTGGGGTTGTTGCGCCGATTACTTCGGAGCTGCCGGCGTGGCGGGATCGGGTGCGGCGGATCGCTGATCTCGGGTACTCGACGTTGTTGATGCCCGACGTACCCACGTGGCAGCCTGCACTTGCGCCTACGCTGGCGACCGCGGCTGCGTTGACTGATCTGCGGGTCGGGTCGTGGGTGTACGCGGCGGCGCTGCGTGAGCCGTTGAGTATGGCGTGGGAGGCGCACTCGCTTTCAGTACTTACGGACGGTCGCTTCGAGATGGGCATCGGCGCCGGGCGCCCCGGGATCGAGGTGGAGTTGGGACTGCCCGCCGTCTCCCCCGCTGAGCGTCGCACGAGGATGCGCGAGACCGTCGAGCAGCTGCGTACGTTCGACGGATCCGAGCTGCACACGCCGGTTGTCATGGCGGTCGCCGGGCCGAAGTCGCAGGCGCTGGCGCTCGAGGTCGCTGACGCGGTCACGTTCGTACTCGGACCGGACAACGACCGGGCGGAAACCACGAAGATGGTCCGCGGGTTTTCGACCAGCCGGGACATCGAACTCTCCCAGCACATCGCCGCCGTCGGTGACGGGGTCGCGCCGTTCATGGCGCCGCCCGACCTCGACACCGCGGCGCTGCGCACGGCCGACTCGCTCGTCATCCTTCCGAGTGATCCCGCCGCGGCCGCCGAGGAGATCGAACGCCGGCGTGAGGAGATCGGCTTCTCGTACTTCGTCATCGGCGCCGACTTCGCCGACACCCTCGCACCGGTCGTGGCTAAGCTCGCCGGACAGTAG
- a CDS encoding class I SAM-dependent methyltransferase yields the protein MPKTDYDEFAAAYSADNEVNLLNGHYERPAMLDLAGDVDGRRILDAGCGSGPLSAALRDRGAIVSGFDLSASMLELARRRLGDDVDLQVADLAKPLPYDDAAFDDVVASLVLHYLKDWTGPLAELRRVLKPGGRLILSLNHPFVYTALNPDGKYFDVAEFSFDAEHAGRTVTYTIWHRPIHAMSDAFTQAGFRISTISEPPISADTPLELRPEGVPHPARFISFIFFALEAC from the coding sequence ATGCCGAAGACCGACTACGACGAATTCGCCGCGGCGTACTCCGCCGACAACGAGGTCAACCTCCTCAACGGCCACTACGAACGACCCGCGATGCTGGACCTCGCAGGCGACGTGGACGGGCGCCGGATCCTCGACGCCGGCTGTGGCTCCGGTCCGTTGTCCGCGGCGCTCCGCGATCGGGGTGCGATCGTGAGCGGCTTCGACCTGAGTGCGTCGATGCTCGAACTGGCGCGGCGCAGGCTGGGTGACGACGTCGACCTTCAGGTTGCCGACCTGGCCAAGCCGCTGCCGTACGACGATGCCGCCTTCGACGATGTTGTCGCCTCTCTTGTCCTGCACTATCTGAAGGACTGGACGGGACCGCTCGCCGAACTCCGCCGCGTACTGAAGCCAGGCGGCCGGCTGATCCTGTCGCTCAATCACCCGTTCGTCTATACGGCGCTGAATCCTGACGGCAAGTACTTCGACGTCGCCGAGTTCTCGTTCGACGCCGAGCATGCCGGTCGGACCGTCACGTACACGATCTGGCACCGGCCGATCCACGCGATGTCCGACGCGTTCACGCAGGCAGGTTTCCGCATCTCGACAATCAGTGAGCCACCGATCTCTGCGGATACACCGCTCGAACTGCGCCCCGAGGGCGTGCCACATCCGGCCCGATTCATCAGCTTCATCTTCTTCGCACTCGAGGCGTGCTGA
- a CDS encoding Mu transposase domain-containing protein, whose protein sequence is MARLRPEQRPIDPVDRIVWAAGDAAQCDLWFPPRKIPLEDGSAKLLPVLVITAAYSRFVTARMIPTRKTEDLLLGSWELIQQLGRVPRRLIWDNEPGIGRGQRRAEGVGAFMGTLATKLVLLPPRDPESKGIVERRNGWFETSFMPGRTFSSPADFNAQFTDWLTKANARVVRMIKAAPADLVDTDRAAMLALPPIPLHLGWRNKIRLARDYYVRLDTNDYSVDPAVIGRMVDVAADLERVRVRAEGRVVAEHCRVWARGTTVTDPGHVQTAAWLRKQFQQPRAVGGVAAAGDDLARDLADYDRAFGLTAEEGIS, encoded by the coding sequence GTGGCGCGGTTGCGGCCCGAGCAGCGGCCGATCGATCCGGTCGACCGGATCGTGTGGGCGGCTGGTGATGCCGCGCAGTGTGATTTGTGGTTCCCGCCGCGGAAGATCCCGTTGGAAGACGGCAGCGCGAAGTTGTTGCCGGTGCTGGTGATCACGGCCGCGTATTCGAGGTTCGTGACGGCGCGGATGATCCCGACCCGCAAGACCGAGGACCTGCTGCTGGGGTCGTGGGAGCTGATCCAGCAACTGGGCCGGGTTCCGCGCCGGCTGATCTGGGACAACGAACCCGGCATCGGCCGCGGGCAGCGTCGCGCCGAAGGCGTTGGGGCGTTCATGGGCACGCTGGCCACCAAACTCGTGCTGCTGCCGCCCAGAGACCCTGAATCCAAGGGCATCGTGGAGCGCCGCAACGGCTGGTTCGAGACCTCGTTCATGCCCGGCCGGACGTTCAGTTCACCGGCAGATTTCAACGCCCAGTTCACCGACTGGCTGACGAAGGCGAACGCCCGGGTGGTCCGCATGATCAAGGCCGCACCGGCCGATCTGGTCGACACGGATCGGGCGGCGATGCTGGCGTTGCCGCCGATCCCGCTGCACCTGGGCTGGCGCAACAAGATCCGGCTGGCCCGCGATTACTACGTCCGGCTCGACACCAACGACTACTCCGTCGATCCAGCCGTGATCGGCCGGATGGTCGACGTCGCCGCAGACCTGGAACGGGTGCGGGTCCGCGCCGAAGGCCGCGTCGTGGCCGAACACTGCCGGGTCTGGGCCAGAGGAACCACCGTCACCGACCCCGGCCACGTTCAGACAGCCGCCTGGCTGCGCAAACAGTTCCAGCAACCCCGTGCCGTCGGGGGTGTCGCGGCCGCCGGTGATGATCTGGCCCGCGATCTCGCCGACTACGACCGCGCCTTCGGGCTCACCGCCGAGGAAGGAATCAGCTGA
- a CDS encoding GNAT family N-acetyltransferase, with translation MAEVVVPLTVRDLTEDDLPACSWYGNATALAAVAEAIRRRRRGEVDYLAVCTPSGLPVAVGGADYTKPPGAATIWQLSVQAELRSCGIGTLLINALEQRIRARGLHWAELGVDDNRSRPRALYERLGYVVSGTEPGAWDEEGPDGTITRYETRITLLRKQLL, from the coding sequence ATGGCCGAGGTTGTGGTTCCGCTGACCGTGCGCGATCTCACCGAGGACGATCTGCCAGCCTGCAGCTGGTACGGGAATGCGACGGCGCTGGCGGCTGTAGCTGAGGCGATCCGGCGTAGGCGTCGTGGTGAAGTCGACTACCTCGCGGTCTGCACACCGTCGGGTCTACCGGTGGCCGTCGGGGGAGCGGACTATACGAAACCACCTGGCGCAGCGACCATCTGGCAACTATCAGTCCAGGCAGAACTACGCTCGTGCGGCATCGGCACCCTACTCATCAACGCCTTGGAACAACGAATCCGCGCCCGGGGCCTGCACTGGGCCGAACTAGGCGTCGACGACAACCGCTCCCGTCCGCGCGCCTTGTACGAGCGCCTGGGCTACGTCGTCAGCGGCACCGAACCCGGTGCATGGGACGAGGAAGGCCCCGACGGCACCATAACCCGCTACGAAACCCGAATAACGCTCCTCCGCAAGCAACTGCTCTGA
- a CDS encoding NUDIX hydrolase, with protein MVAQIPIAVAALVRDGLVLLVHRHPARQNYPDCWDLVGGHVDAGELPDQAVRRECLEELGVHIHDAVPFPMTISDPALHMYAFVVTRWDGEPVNAEPDEHDDLRWFHPTDLADLKLANPAGLSNILSAVQTATAANR; from the coding sequence ATGGTTGCCCAGATCCCGATCGCAGTCGCTGCTCTTGTACGGGACGGTCTGGTGCTCCTGGTGCATCGCCACCCGGCGCGCCAGAACTATCCCGATTGCTGGGACCTGGTCGGCGGGCATGTCGACGCCGGCGAGTTACCTGACCAGGCGGTACGCCGGGAATGCCTGGAAGAACTCGGCGTCCACATCCATGACGCCGTACCGTTCCCGATGACGATCAGCGACCCGGCGCTGCACATGTACGCGTTCGTCGTCACCCGCTGGGACGGCGAGCCCGTCAACGCCGAGCCCGACGAGCACGACGACCTCCGCTGGTTCCACCCCACCGATCTCGCCGACCTGAAGCTGGCCAATCCAGCCGGCCTGTCGAACATCCTGTCCGCCGTCCAAACAGCAACCGCTGCGAACCGTTGA